The genomic region AGGTTCATCCTAACCTCTTCCTACACAGACTACTACTGTGACTTTGGGTCATGTGTTAGTTGTAATCTAGTCTTACTAGAGTAATGTAAAATTCATGTGCAATTGTGCTCCTTAACATCAAATATGACAGGAAAGTAAAACTAATAACATGCTGTGAAAGCCGATTCTTTTTTCTTTGTCCAAATCAAGCTGCAGGGTCATCCCGCCTCTGACAACTGAAAGACATTTATATTTTAACTCAAGAAAATTGCAGCGACCAGTCTCATTTCACATCTTTTCAGATTTCCAAACGTTAGAGATTAATAGGCTGTTAaaaaacttgcattagaaatttacTTCATCCATCCACGCTGTTACATGATTTATGCTGAGCGGTCGCCTTTGACTCATCCAATTATGTGTACATCATCTTACAGGCATTGCGGTAAGTATCAAGTCCACAGTAAAAGCAAGATTGGCAGATCAAACAGACAAGAGGATCCTGCTGTGCTTTCTTTTCAGATCCAAACCATGATCCCCAAGTCTAACTTTTATTCTAAATTGTCAAAAAGCAGAAAAGCTATCTTTCTCATCACTCAATCGTACTTTTCCCTCCAGTTGAATATCAAGAAGAAGACCCAGGAGAGGCTCAAGATGAAGTCCCCAACAACTTGGCGAGGCCAGTCTCTCGCAAGCTCCACCACTCTTCTCTCAAAGTAGAATCTCCAGATAACCATGAGGGCATGGATCAAAATGCATCCTTTGGCAAAAAAGGTCTGGAAGTCTCTATCCTTGACAAAAGAAACCATGAAGAGAAGGACCCCAATGGCCACAAGCAGCATGCCCACCAAGGCCTCAGATATATTGATAAGCAGTTGGTCATGAGGGGTGGACCCTAAAAGCTTGCTTGCAGTTTCTTTGCTATGCCCAATACCAGTGATC from Cryptomeria japonica chromosome 3, Sugi_1.0, whole genome shotgun sequence harbors:
- the LOC131047890 gene encoding uncharacterized protein LOC131047890, with translation MASCFSLVCLLHSVIYVVFGGLMMFYLSEITGIGHSKETASKLLGSTPHDQLLINISEALVGMLLVAIGVLLFMVSFVKDRDFQTFFAKGCILIHALMVIWRFYFERRVVELARDWPRQVVGDFILSLSWVFFLIFNWREKYD